The proteins below come from a single Chiloscyllium punctatum isolate Juve2018m chromosome 22, sChiPun1.3, whole genome shotgun sequence genomic window:
- the chrm4a gene encoding muscarinic acetylcholine receptor M4 isoform X2: MGSMYNTFVQTFLLKMENVTFEKAGANNSNLTVEVTTTSPYKTVEIVFIAVVTGSLSLVTVVGNILVMLSIKVNRQLQTVNNYFLFSLACADLIIGVFSMNLYTVYIIKGYWPLGAVVCDLWLALDYVVSNASVMNLLIISFDRYFCVTKPLTYPARRTTKLAGLMIAAAWILSFILWAPAILFWQFIVGERKVKKGQCYIQFFSNPVVTFGTAIAAFYLPVVIMTVLYIQVSFASRSRMKSHRTDSQKENTSRSSNFFKSHFSKQQNNNSPKPATDSSSDTVRNGKVEEKPSTKQVSLSHREEKETSNESSSASTVLPNLKEKGTSDVIQHAQVPKLSKMQSSKWSRIKIVTRQTGNECVTAIEIMPGNATNNTAANKPGIVARKFANIARSQVRKRRQVAAREKKVTRTIFAILLAFIFTWTPYNVMVLISTFCDDCVPETVWVIGYWLCYINSTVNPACYALCNITFKKTFKHLLLCKYKNIGNAR, from the exons ATGG GTTCTATGTATAACACATTTGTTCAAACCTTTCTGCTGAAAATGGAGAATGTAACATTTGAGAAAGCTGGAGCCAACAATTCAAACTTAACTGTTGAAGTGACAACGACCAGCCCTTACAAGACTGTTGAGATTGTCTTCATTGCTGTTGTGACTGGATCCCTGAGCTTGGTCACAGTGGTGGGTAACATATTGGTCATGCTATCCATCAAAGTTAATCGCCAATTGCAGACTGTTAACAACTACTTCCTATTCAGCTTGgcatgtgcagatttgatcattGGAGTCTTTTCCATGAACTTGTATACTGTCTACATTATTAAAGGCTACTGGCCTCTGGGAGCTGTTGTCTGTGACTTGTGGCTAGCTTTGGACTACGTTGTGAGCAATGCTTCTGTAATGAACCTTctgattatcagttttgatcgaTACTTCTGTGTTACAAAGCCACTGACCTATCCGGCTCGAAGGACCACCAAATTGGCTGGGCTGATGATCGCGGCAGCTTGGATACTCTCCTTCATCTTGTGGGCTCCAGCCATCCTTTTTTGGCAATTCATTGTTGGTGAGCGTAAGGTGAAAAAAGGACAATGCTACATTCAATTTTTCTCCAACCCTGTTGTGACCTTTGGCACAGCCATTGCAGCGTTCTACCTTCCAGTTGTCATCATGACTGTTTTGTACATCCAAGTCTCCTTTGCCAGCAGGAGTAGAATGAAAAGTCATAGGACAGACAGTCAGAAGGAGAATACTTCTCGATCTTCCAATTTCTTCAAGAGTCACTTCAGCAAACAACAGAATAACAACTCTCCCAAGCCAGCAACGGACTCCTCCAGTGACACTGTGAGGAATGGAAAGGTAGAGGAAAAGCCCTCCACAAAACAGGTGTCTCTGAGCCATCGTGAGGAGAAGGAGACCTCCAATGAGTCCAGTTCAGCCAGCACTGTCCTACCCAACCTCAAAGAGAAAGGCACCAGTGACGTCATACAGCATGCACAAGTCCCAAAGCTGTCCAAAATGCAGAGCTCCAAATGGTCAAGGATCAAGATTGTCACCAGGCAGACTGGCAATGAATGTGTCACTGCCATCGAGATCATGCCTGGAAATGCAACCAACAACACAGCTGCCAACAAGCCCGGCATTGTCGCCAGGAAATTCGCTAACATTGCAAGGAGTCAAGTGCGAAAGAGACGCCAGGTGGCTGCCAGGGAGAAAAAGGTTACGCGGACAATCTTTGCAATCCTCCTGGCGTTTATATTCACCTGGACTCCTTACAACGTCATGGTTCTCATCAGCACCTTCTGTGATGACTGTGTCCCTGAGACTGTTTGGGTCATTGGGTACTGGCTGTGCTACATCAACAGCACTGTCAACCCAGCATGTTATGCCCTCTGCAACATTACCTTTAAGAAGACTTTCAAACACTTGCTATTGTGCAAATACAAGAACATTGGCAATGCAAGATAA
- the chrm4a gene encoding muscarinic acetylcholine receptor M4 isoform X1, translated as MCTISVKVYLIKQTLALLTPRFRLGLPLGDCLYEAGFVMGSMYNTFVQTFLLKMENVTFEKAGANNSNLTVEVTTTSPYKTVEIVFIAVVTGSLSLVTVVGNILVMLSIKVNRQLQTVNNYFLFSLACADLIIGVFSMNLYTVYIIKGYWPLGAVVCDLWLALDYVVSNASVMNLLIISFDRYFCVTKPLTYPARRTTKLAGLMIAAAWILSFILWAPAILFWQFIVGERKVKKGQCYIQFFSNPVVTFGTAIAAFYLPVVIMTVLYIQVSFASRSRMKSHRTDSQKENTSRSSNFFKSHFSKQQNNNSPKPATDSSSDTVRNGKVEEKPSTKQVSLSHREEKETSNESSSASTVLPNLKEKGTSDVIQHAQVPKLSKMQSSKWSRIKIVTRQTGNECVTAIEIMPGNATNNTAANKPGIVARKFANIARSQVRKRRQVAAREKKVTRTIFAILLAFIFTWTPYNVMVLISTFCDDCVPETVWVIGYWLCYINSTVNPACYALCNITFKKTFKHLLLCKYKNIGNAR; from the exons CAAACTCTGGCTTTGCTTACGCCACGTTTCCGTCTTGGACTGCCACTGGGAGACTGCCTCTACGAAGCTGGATTTGTAATGG GTTCTATGTATAACACATTTGTTCAAACCTTTCTGCTGAAAATGGAGAATGTAACATTTGAGAAAGCTGGAGCCAACAATTCAAACTTAACTGTTGAAGTGACAACGACCAGCCCTTACAAGACTGTTGAGATTGTCTTCATTGCTGTTGTGACTGGATCCCTGAGCTTGGTCACAGTGGTGGGTAACATATTGGTCATGCTATCCATCAAAGTTAATCGCCAATTGCAGACTGTTAACAACTACTTCCTATTCAGCTTGgcatgtgcagatttgatcattGGAGTCTTTTCCATGAACTTGTATACTGTCTACATTATTAAAGGCTACTGGCCTCTGGGAGCTGTTGTCTGTGACTTGTGGCTAGCTTTGGACTACGTTGTGAGCAATGCTTCTGTAATGAACCTTctgattatcagttttgatcgaTACTTCTGTGTTACAAAGCCACTGACCTATCCGGCTCGAAGGACCACCAAATTGGCTGGGCTGATGATCGCGGCAGCTTGGATACTCTCCTTCATCTTGTGGGCTCCAGCCATCCTTTTTTGGCAATTCATTGTTGGTGAGCGTAAGGTGAAAAAAGGACAATGCTACATTCAATTTTTCTCCAACCCTGTTGTGACCTTTGGCACAGCCATTGCAGCGTTCTACCTTCCAGTTGTCATCATGACTGTTTTGTACATCCAAGTCTCCTTTGCCAGCAGGAGTAGAATGAAAAGTCATAGGACAGACAGTCAGAAGGAGAATACTTCTCGATCTTCCAATTTCTTCAAGAGTCACTTCAGCAAACAACAGAATAACAACTCTCCCAAGCCAGCAACGGACTCCTCCAGTGACACTGTGAGGAATGGAAAGGTAGAGGAAAAGCCCTCCACAAAACAGGTGTCTCTGAGCCATCGTGAGGAGAAGGAGACCTCCAATGAGTCCAGTTCAGCCAGCACTGTCCTACCCAACCTCAAAGAGAAAGGCACCAGTGACGTCATACAGCATGCACAAGTCCCAAAGCTGTCCAAAATGCAGAGCTCCAAATGGTCAAGGATCAAGATTGTCACCAGGCAGACTGGCAATGAATGTGTCACTGCCATCGAGATCATGCCTGGAAATGCAACCAACAACACAGCTGCCAACAAGCCCGGCATTGTCGCCAGGAAATTCGCTAACATTGCAAGGAGTCAAGTGCGAAAGAGACGCCAGGTGGCTGCCAGGGAGAAAAAGGTTACGCGGACAATCTTTGCAATCCTCCTGGCGTTTATATTCACCTGGACTCCTTACAACGTCATGGTTCTCATCAGCACCTTCTGTGATGACTGTGTCCCTGAGACTGTTTGGGTCATTGGGTACTGGCTGTGCTACATCAACAGCACTGTCAACCCAGCATGTTATGCCCTCTGCAACATTACCTTTAAGAAGACTTTCAAACACTTGCTATTGTGCAAATACAAGAACATTGGCAATGCAAGATAA